A window of Chrysoperla carnea chromosome 3, inChrCarn1.1, whole genome shotgun sequence genomic DNA:
TTCCCTGCTACCATTATTATAGTGATAGTCGAACAGATAATGTAGTTAGTCGTCTCAGTAGTAGCAGTTCATCGTCTTCAGTATCAGAAAACCTAAATACTGATTTTGATTTCTCACACAATTGCTTTATTTGCGGCAAAGAAATCCAGGATCAGAGTAATTTACGTCACAGCCGTCATAAAAAGATGTGCCATGTACGTtatgaagatacaaaaaaaagcattttggATCTTATTTTGAAACGTTCGGATGACGAAGCAAAGAGCATTGCTGATCGTATTGCTAATGTTTCCAGTTTAGTTGATATTAAAGCTCGGTATCACAAGGATTGTAGTAAGCAATTGTAtgcaaaaaaatggaaaaaagaaCATAGACATCATGATCGCAAGAATACCATTGACAATGTCATGGAGGATATTTTTGCTTATTTGCATGAAAATAGTGAAGAGTGCCAATTTCGAATTACAGATTTGATGAAATCAATTAAGGGAGATTACGTTCCAGAGAAGCGTACGATCGTTGAACGATTGAAAGCAAAGTATAAGGATGGCATTGTTATCTTTACCGAAAGTAGGCAAGATAGCATTGTTTGTTTCAAAAGTGTGATATTTAAAGCAATGTCGAAAAAATCATCTCCTAAAAAAAATGATCCGCAAGAAGAGAGATTGCAAAAAGTCAGAGATGCAGCTGCAATTATTTTGGAAGACATACGTTCACGGCCCTATGAAACGAATAATTATCCACCTTCAGACGATTTCTTAAAAGAAGTTAATTCTGTAATTCCTGAATCATTATCAGTTCTACTTTCGGGAATTATCTGTCAATCAAAACGTAAGTCATTGGCTACAGCACAGAGGAAATGTACATCCATTGCTCATTCTATCATTGCAGCAACTCGACCTGCTTCATTCATTTCACCGCTACTACTTGGAATTGgatcttttttatataaaaaaatatggttcCAGTAATCTCATCAACGTTCTATCAACATTAGGTTTCTCTGCATCTTATAATTCTATTTCATTGTTCGAAGATTCTTGTGCTTTTCGTCCTCCACGTAATATTTTACCTCATGCCTTCTCGCAATTTGTTTTTGACAATGCCGATTTCAACAGCAACACAATTGATGGGCAAAATACTTTTCATGCGATGGGTAGTATTCAATGTGTTACACCTCATGATAGTATTGAAGCTGATAGCAGTTTACCACGTGTCTCAAAAAAATTACCAGCTTCAGCGAAATCTACTTTAGGACTGGTTCCTCTTGCGTCCTATTCAAAAGGCAAAACAATTGGATTGggtaaaataaaggtttttcatTAATTGAAAACATTACATTACAAGCCAAAAAAATTGTTCCTCGCCCTTGTGATTTAATGTGGCTATATGGTAAATGGTCTTTTGCTTTGAACATTGGTGGATGGAACAGCTTCATGATTGAAGCTACTGCTGAAAAACCTTTCCAAAAAGTAGGATTGTATGTCTGCCATTTATAAACGCTCCTCCAACAGATTATGACACCATTTTAACGTCACTTCTTCTTTCGATTGAAAAATGTAAAGCTTCCAATCAAAGAACGTGCATTGTATCGTTTGATCAACCCTTATATTGGAAAGCTCGAGATACTACTGCAGCGGCAGATGCTACTTCAGATCTTTCAAAAGTTGTCGTTCGTTTGGGTGGGTTTCATTTACTCATGTCTTTTATTGGTGGAATTGGGTACATAATGTCTGGCAGTGGACTTGAGGATATATTCAAACTAATTTATGCAGATAACTGTGTTCAGCACATTATATCTGGACATGCTTACAGTAGAGCTGTGCGTGCAcatattgtaacaaaaaaaattatgaccaAAATCGGGTTATCTGATTGATATTTATTGATTCGAAATTACGAAGAGCGTTTGAACTCTAAGACCGGGTATTACCATGTTAAACGGTTCGCAGAGTTAGCGCAGCTTTAGCGTACGGGCATAGGTCTTTAAATGGGCCCTAGTAGGGGTTGATAACAACCCTTTTCCAGAGGAATTACCCGCCAACCTAATTCCCGTTCAGGAATCCCTGGGCATTACTATGGttttagtatttcaaaatacCTGCAACGTAAACGAAGGTCAGTCCAAAGAAATAACTAAATGTAacgaatttgacatttattatacaatcaaTATAAGTTAGTTACCACGTAcaagaataacaaatttaacaactGATAGCAATTTTTAACAGTATCAATACATACatccaaatattatatttttgcttttttcaatgaaacattttttgttatcaaaacttGACCTAACTGTCACGATATTTATCTTGACAGttaattaatctaaaatttaaccACTAACTTTTACAATCGGAGCTAACGGTTAACCATTGTAACCTTTTCAACgttacgatatttatattaacaaaaaattaggcTAAAACAAACTATCAACGAGCTATTAGATTAacactaaaaataagaattggaatttttactgctacaatatttatatgaactAAAAACTAGCCTAAGCAATTTTTTAACGAACTACTAAACTTAGcactaaaattaaacatttgaaatttttaaatgttacgatatttatattaacaaaaacatcAGGCTAAAACAAACTATCAACGAGCTATTAAATTAacactaaaaataagaattggaatttttactgctacaatatttatatgaactAAAAACTAGCCAAAGCAATTTTTTAACGAACTACTAAACTTAgcactaaaattaaacaattgaaatttttaaatgttacgatatttatattaactaaaaaaaataaccgaAAAGCCAAAGaacttttcacattaaaatatcaacaactaataaaatttatttaaatacgatAGCGCTCGTACATTATGAATAAGTTTACCCTACGCAACTACAAAACatcgaacaaaaaatattaatacattaaatttattcatgtagCCTTTTAAAttcctatatttatatatttaaacgcgataatttttaatatgaacctCGAGCATGAATATCGCATTTTGTTCAAAGAAATGTGAGATTTCCCTGGATACAGCATGTTCTGTTTTACAAAACGTGGCTAAATTATTTtaggttaaaaaaaagaagaaatgctTCGTGTTTTAACAACACGCGAACCAGGCGATCACAACCataacgaaattaaaaaatataatcagacCTTGAATCAGATGTTTAGAGATGATGTTTccacattttaaacaaaactaattaCGCTTGCTCCATCTTGGGTAACGTACTTTCGGTAAAAAAAACCAAGTTGATCTAACCTTCAACACATGAGTGATACCCTCCGAATATCCATTTCACTGTCTACCATTTCTGAACATGAAAGCATGTCTGGTTCCAAACAAACTGATAGCGTGAAAGTCACTAGTGTTGAAACTTTGACAGTTTAGTAACTAACGAATacagtaatatatatataaatgtaggtTAATACTGTAGGAGCGATCGATCTAAAAGCAGTTACACACGATAGACGCATTTACGTCGTAACATCCCAAGCGGGTTaagggaaaaaaaaaattttttttttttttttataaaaaaattttttttttttttttttttttttatatatatatatatatgtacatacgtACACAAGAATAAAGAAATTGGTTGTCATCACCTGCCTCGCGAACTCGTAAGAACATACCCAACATAAATTAACtttgttttcaagaaaatataatacatccacggcaagttaaattaaaatgatctcTGAAGGAGCTTAAACAAGATTAAATTATGTAACACTTCCATACGGTTTAATGTCCTTGATATGTGCCCTTCTGATGGAATTGGAGCCGATCTCTTGAAGATCCACAGACACTGGCGtagtaaactttaaaatttgataaggaCCACTATACTTGTCCATAAACTTTTTGTCAAGTTCTGTTGTAGAAACTAAAGAGTGATTCTTGACCATGACTGATTGGTTAACGTGAAACTTTGAAGCATAGTTTAACGTGGGTTTTGATGCTTTAacgaagtatttttttaaattgttgaaaactACGGATAAATTTGGCTTTTCTTCGCCCAAATCGATGTTAAGAGACAGATCCAGAGAGGTATATAGTTCTCTTCCAAAAAACACAACCGCTGGAGTACATTTTGTAGTTTGATGATACGATCTGTTACAGTTGTAGATCACATATGGAAGCATATCGCTCCACATTTTATGTTGAAGTTTACATTGCTTCATGATAGcggttaaatttgttttaaggtTTTTATTGTACCTTTCACACATGTTACTCTTCGGGTTATAATTTGATGTAAAAACAGATTTAATACCATGTTGCATTAAAAAATCTGCAAGCTTTTGTGATTTGAAAGCCGATCCGTTATCTGACGTTAACAATTTAGGAAATCCATATTGCAGAAAAATGTCTCTTAAAACTTTCGTAGTAACTTCAGCTGTACATCTGCGAGTAGCTCTTGCGATTACATACTTCGAAAAAGCGTCCACAACAACTAGAATAAAACGTGAAGAATCAGTAGATGTTATACGGGGACCAATATAGTCTATATAGAGGTGGGACCACACTTCATCTGGGGGAATTAAGGCCAGATTTGGAGCACCAGGTAAGTTCGATGGTTTTGAAGAAGCACATATTTTACACTCACTCACAAAGTTCttaacagttttaaataattcggGAGCCCAAAATCGCTTGGCAATGTCCCTGTAAGTTTTTAAAGTACCGTGGTGTATGGTAGAATGAAAATACTCCAGAATAAAACCCAACATAGTATTTGGTAATACGATTCTTTTGTTACGATTTTTTCCGACGAAGCGACAAAGTAAACCGTCACGAATAAAGaagtttttgacatttttgcCTGACTTAATGTCAGCATAAACGGACTTACAATATTCCGAAAGCTTTTGTGCTTCGCGAACAGACAAATACCCTTGAGGGTTCGAATGAACTAACGTATTTAATAAAGCGACTGGGTCGGATTCTGAAGTATCTtcatcttttacatttttataacaatcatcaaataaacgTGACAGAGCGTCACTTACAAAATTGTCTTGACCACGAACATGAATCGGGGTAAAGTTAAACCGTGACATCTGGAGTATCCAGCGCGAAAGTTTATTGAAGGCTTGTGGTTGTTTGAATATCCAAATTAATGATCTAGCGTCCGTTTCAAGGACGAATTCCCTCTCCAACAGATAATCTTTAAAATGTGCTAATGATTTTACGACTGCCAAAAGTTCAAGTTCATGAGCGCAATATCGAACTTCTGCGCCTTGGAgtcttcttgaaaaaaattctattggaTGCCTGCCATCATCAAAATCCTGACTCAAGGTGCCGGCTATACCTTTGGAACTAGCATCCGtggttaatataaattttttattgaaatcaggAAACCTTAATAGCGGTGGTGAAATTAACGCTTTTTTTAACGTTTCAAAAGATTCGTAATGAGCTGactctataataaattttgcgtttttcttttttaaagcgTTCAAAGGAGCGACTATTGAGctaaaatttggaataaattttgAGTAGAAGGCACACATACCAATGAATTTTTGTAGGTCTTTAAGTTTTCTAGGAAATGCTAAATTTATAATAGCTGAACATTTATCCGGATCAGGAATTCGACCTTGATTCGAAACGATATGACCTAGAAGTTTTAAACGTGTCATGCAAAATTTAACCTTATCCGGATTCACTGTTaggtttaattctttaaattttgataaaactctttCAATTTGAGATATATGCTGATCCAGGGACGAACTATAGATGATTAAGTCATCGTaatattgtaagaaaaattgCTCTCGTCTAAATTGAGCGAACTCTCTGACTAGATATCTATTTAAACCTTGTGCTGAATTTACCAAACCGAAGGGTAAAACGGAAAACGCGTATTGTCCAATTTGAGTAATGATTGCGGTAATGTGCTGCGAGTCTTGGGTCAACGGAATCTGATAAAATGACTGATTAAGATCCAATATAGTGAAGTATTTTGCGGAGcctaaactgttaaaaatagtattcaTTTTACAAGAACTAAAGGGATCGAActgaatttttgcatttaagaaCCGATAATCGGCACATAGCCTAACACCACCCGAACTTTTAGCTACGAAGAATACTGGTGAGGCGTATGGACTTTGACATGGGAATAGTATCCCAGAATCAACTAACTCATTGATATGTTCTTCAAGTAAAGGTAACTTGTCTGGAGGCAAATAATAAGGACCCTTTCGTACTGGTTCgaaatcttttaaaatgattttgtactCATAATTCCTAGCGCGACCCGGTGTTTTGGTGAGAACCATAGGATAACTATTAATGATATTGTTGAGACGTTTAGTTTGACAATCGTTTAAATCCGCCTGAAATTCCGTAATAAGCGCAATAGAGTTTTGAACAAATCCTTGTTTTTCAAAAGGAATGGATGCAGCAagattaaatgaaaactttacGCGTGAAATTGAGAAATCTAATAACATACCGCATTTAGACATAGTATTGGACCCAATGATAACATCGTATGGTAAAAACTcagtaatgaaaaatttagCAGTCCAGGAAtacgaatttaatttaaaatgtaagagCGAATATTTGTTCAGTTTTAAAGACAGAGCTCCAGGTAAATATGCTTCGATTTTAGATACATTAACTTTAGTATAACGcggatcgaaaattttataaaaacatcttGAAGAGATTAAATTTAAGGTACTCCCTGAATCGAGTAGGGTTAAAAATGGATCATTATAAAAATCTACATATACTAACGGAAGTTTTGCTATGGATGTATTGTTTTCGCGAGGATATCGAGGTTCAGTAACTAGTTTTTTGGATTCGGTGTATTGGATCTGGCAATAGAGGGCTTGTTATTCGAAGATTGAGCGTTTACGTTTGCATTTGAGGAGCTATGATTATTATTGGAATACGAGTAACGGGAATTGTTATATCGTCTTCTACGACATTCCGAAATATGGTGACCTCTAACTTTGCAGTAGGCACAGGTAACAGAACGATAATTATTAGGATGAGAGTTACTCGTAGCATTAGCACAATTACAATTCTTGATGTTTGAAACTAAACATTGAGAGTTATCTCGAGTACAAGAATAACTATTGCCGGATCCACAGACCGAATTTGCGTTCGACGTTTGGGCCGAAATTATATTCGAAACCCTATTTGGGCAATTATGTCCCGTTAAAGTGTAACATAAAGAGCTACACGTAGCCTGAGGGGCATTTCCATGAGAAACAACATTATTGGTCATGGAGGAACATGGACTTTGATCCGAAGTAGTGCACGCATTAGCGTTGCATATAGCCGAATGGGCTGGTAAAGCAGACGAATCTGTAGTCGACGGTGAAGGTGTGTCGACCTTAGGCATACTATTAGCTACAGACAGCGTATGACCTGACGAATTACTGACAGACGGACATGAAGTTGCAAGCTCAGAACCTTGATAAAAATCTCTAACGCGGGATTGAATTTCTTCAACCTTGACGCAGAGCTTATCCAATTCATCATAGCTATTTGGTtgagaatgtaattttaatagatCAAATGTAGAATGATTAAGatgtgaaaatataatttcaatgacTTCTACAGGACTAAATTTAGGGCAGAGTATTCTTGCGTATCTACGAATATCCGatgcaaatgtaaaaaatttttcgttaggATTTTGTTTTCTACGGATATTTTTGTCGACTACCTGATGAAGTTCAGACGAGGATAATAATGACAAGAGTCTCTGTCTAATGACACCCCACGACAAATCCTGAACAATAAATGAGGACCATAACTGCCTAGAGTCAGGCGacatttttgacattaaaaatttaagaagtaCATCTTGCTTAAGTATATTCAAATTAACTACATCCTCGACCTCGATACAAAAATCTACAACCGAACTAGAAATAAGTATGTTCAACGTAGGTATACGCGTCGACAATTCTCGTATTAAGATAAGAGAgtcagaattatttttaatactcatCTTTGAGACATTGTTGGTTTGTTGTAAAACGTTAGCTGTAAGTTGATTGACGCAATCCACTAGGGTGTCCATCTTCTGTGTTAGTACTAAAAGAGTAGATGCTGTTGCAGATCTTCGGGAATCGCTGGATATGCTGTCGTTCGCTGTTTCAGGCATCTTGGCTTGGAACTCCTTAAccgtatttcattaaaaaatctaaCTATTGGACCGCAAAATATAATCAACCATGTACCTCggaaaataaatgaaaggatgtttagaaaaattctttgaaaaaataagtattatgcCTACTCTAAGACAACGTTGCTAAAATTAATAAGATTAATAGAGTAATGCCCATTTGGCTCTGGTatcaaatgtaacaaaaaagaatttacaCGGAAATTGGGTTATCTGATTGATATTTATTGATTCGAAATTACGAAGAGCGTTTGAACTCTAAGACCGGGTATTACCATGTTAAACGGTTCGCAGAGTTAGCGCAGCTTTAGCGTACGGGCATAGGTCTTTAAATGGGCCCTAGTAGGGGTTGATAACAACCCTTTTCCAGAGGAATTACCCGCCAACCTAATTCCCGTTCAGGAATCCCTGGGCATTACTATGGttttagtatttcaaaatacCTGCAACGTAAACGAAGGTCAGTCCAAAGAAATAACTAAATGTAacgaatttgacatttattatacaatcaaTATAAGTTAGTTACCACGTAcaagaataacaaatttaacaactGATAGCAATTTTTAACAGTATCAATACATACatccaaatattatatttttgcttttttcaatgaaacattttttgttatcaaaacttGACCTAACTGTCACGATATTTATCTTGACAGttaattaatctaaaatttaaccACTAACTTTTACAATCGGAGCTAACGGTTAACCATTGTAACCTTTTCAACgttacgatatttatattaacaaaaaattaggcTAAAACAAACTATCAACGAGCTATTAGATTAacactaaaaataagaattggaatttttactgctacaatatttatatgaactAAAAACTAGCCTAAGCAATTTTTTAACGAACTACTAAACTTAGcactaaaattaaacatttgaaatttttaaatgttacgatatttatattaacaaaaacatcAGGCTAAAACAAACTATCAACGAGCTATTAAATTAacactaaaaataagaattggaatttttactgctacaatatttatatgaactAAAAACTAGCCAAAGCAATTTTTTAACGAACTACTAAACTTAgcactaaaattaaacaattgaaatttttaaatgttacgatatttatattaactaaaaaaaataaccgaAAAGCCAAAGaacttttcacattaaaatatcaacaactaataaaatttatttaaatacgatAGCGCTCGTACATTATGAATAAGTTTACCCTACGCAACTACAAAACatcgaacaaaaaatattaatacattaaatttattcatgtagCCTTTTAAAttcctatatttatatatttaaacgcgataatttttaatatgaacctCGAGCATGAATATCGCATTTTGTTCAAAGAAATGTGAGATTTCCCTGGATACAGCATGTTCTGTTTTACAAAACGTGGCTAAATTATTTtaggttaaaaaaaagaagaaatgctTCGTGTTTTAACAACACGCGAACCAGGCGATCACAACCataacgaaattaaaaaatataatcagacCTTGAATCAGATGTTTAGAGATGATGTTTccacattttaaacaaaactaattaCGCTTGCTCCATCTTGGGTAACGTACTTTCGGTAAAAAAAACCAAGTTGATCTAACCTTCAACACATGAGTGATACCCTCCGAATATCCATTTCACTGTCTACCATTTCTGAACATGAAAGCATGTCTGGTTCCAAACAAACTGATAGCGTGAAAGTCACTAGTGTTGAAACTTTGACAGTTTAGTAACTAACGAATacagtaatatatatataaatgtaggtTAATACTGTAGGAGCGATCGATCTAAAAGCAGTTACACACGATAGACGCATTTACGTCGTAACAATATATTGGTGCACTTGTCGATAAGCAAAATAATTATGGATTTAATGGAGTTCACTGATGAAGAACGTGATTTCCTCGATGATGCTATTACTGATATTGATCGAACCAACATCTTAGAATCAATTAATAATCCTTTGTTCGAAATGATAACgacaaaatttgaagaaacttTGACCATGCTGGAGAATAGAGGACCAACTACCACCTTATGGATCCAATATTACAGATTAGTGActcttttaaaacattttatcgaAGCAGAGCGATCTGGAAATTAGTCTCTTCATTTAGAAACGATAAGGAAAATGCTCCCAGTTTTCCATTCAAGTGGACATTTCTTGTACGCTAAGTCAAGTCAACTTTACCTACAAGATATGTTGAGCCTTGATAAAATCATGACACCTGAAGAATACCACTCTTTCACTGCTAAGGGATGTTTTACTattagacggacagacaaattTTGGAGCGGAATAATGTCAGACCAAACTATTGAACAAACTCTCATGAGAATGTTCAAATCATCTGGAGGATTAACACATGGGCGTGGCATAACTGAGAGTACGTTGGCATCATGGACTCTTGGAATGGTACGGTTACAAGATGTTTGCGAACAGCTTACAGAATATTGTAACATTTCGATGGATACTTCAGAACAGCATATTGACTACAGGGATTCTCGTGTTCAACGTGACAATGAAGATCTCGAAAAAATTGACAATTGGCTTTCATCCCATGATTTTACTATAGATCGTCATGAATTAATCTGTATAGCTAATGTAATTGTTGCATCTGAAATGATAAATTGTCACCGTGCTATTGAAATAGGAGAAGGATTAATGACAAACATCATAGGATCGGATTTTCAAAAGCTGTCATTCAATCGCAAGTCGAAGATTCTTCCTTTTAGTGCTATGACAAGTACTATTGAAGTAGAAAAATCCCCTGTCGTCATCAATCCTCTACTTTTATTCCAACGTATGTGCATTTCAAGAGAAACTGTTGGTGACATGAAACAATATCTAGCATATGAATTAGCACCTTTTCCGTTAGCATTATTCGCCGAGGATGGTATGAGAAATGGTACTAAGTACTTTAACTCCTGCCATTCCTCAAACATTCACATTCGATGTTGAGTTACAATCTGAGCCACAGCCTGGAGAATCTAAGCCACAACTTCGAGAATCTGAACGACAACCTGGACCATCGAAGAAGAGTAGAATGGGATAGCTagctattctattttaaaatcttattaataatatgtttaagtAGAAGATATTGGAGCGCTGTaactatgataaaaattaacaaaaattggcGGGGAAATGTTCATAAACGTATTCTCTTTAATATTGTTCTgacctaattttatgataaaatggcaggaaaaaaagttaataagcataaaaagaaatttttgacaaaattttgtcacttttttgctcataactttttaaattttaagtttatcgcaAAAAGTCACATAAACAAAAGCCACAAAGATTTGCTACATATTAtgcctttacaaattttttaagaaatcaatagtttacaagatacagctaaaaatatgtttccaccccttttttcaagatggcgggcgggggacaagggcgccaaccccacaaacttggggttaaggttgtattgaccCGCCCTACATGttccacaaataaaatcgcgtcctcccaaaaatgttcagtcaatgtaacatttcaatggactaagtctaaaaatagaaaatttaattggatagatatataattaagtataaaatgtattttaaaaatcaactttccattttattttgtgatgaacctgaaaataataaattgaaacaaagagattctttttaaataatttatttccgtATTAAGGAATATACTTCGCGGCCGAAGAAAAAATCGTGGAAACCAaccaagaataattaaaattttgattgaatgtTGTTTCTAgagtatgtaaaaaatatttaaatcataagaaacataaagaaaagaaataatgaTTATTCGTGGTTAGAGGAAAACCGCGTAAAAAAACCTCAATCCtttggattaaaataaaatgaaaataattgaaaaggaCACGTGAACACAgcaaaaagaatgaaaaatataaaaaattgatatgtagaaaagaaatattgatatgaaaatatcaagaattttgaaaattaattttacatatttttctaaatataaaaataaaatacagcaaTTACAATAATTGGCTTTAAACCACTCACTTAAATTGAGCCACTAAAACACTCACTAAAATTGAGAAGCATGAAGACCGACTCCAGGTGGATTTggtgatatttaaaaacaaacaatagggATGTATCGCCCGTTGAATAGAATTGATCTTGGTCCAGAGGCATGTTGATATATCAaccctaaaaaataatttaggttaGTAATAGactctaaaaatatattctatatttaaGCGGAAGATTATATTcgctatttaatttataatcttgCTACTTTCTCCAATAGCAAATGCATTTTGGTCCAGAAAATTCAAAGAAACAAGTTCACGatctagaaaattttcttgtttagaACTGATGGAATACATCttttaataaagatttattagatgtccgaacataaaaatttcgatttgaatccaaacaatgaaatttattaattttaaagtctcaccaacagcttttaaaaaaatttgcgatatCGTAATTCTTCaatattcttagtaaaaaagataatagtacctttaattttttactgCAAAACGTTACTTAGATTATAGTGATCATGTGATTTTTGTTTAACCaaattgaaaatcgaaattGTATCATTAAAgtaaattgatttgaatttgatgaTGTTTCTCAACAAACAACagattatttaatagttttgaatgTAGTCCAATGGCAGGTTCATACATCaacctaaaaaataattcagGCTAGTAATAGgttctctaaaaatatttaactcaaTATGCCGATTTTTAACCGACATAtgcatagaaaaatatattcggtatttgatttataagttaaaagaaatattattcgAAAGTAATGACATTCAATTAGGTtagaaatgcaatttttttgtactaCTTTTGTCAATTAGGTTAtattagaaatgaaattttttgtacttgCCTGTTTTCGTTTCTtggaaaataaaacatacatcCATTTTCCTCCGTAGCGTTACACACTacacaattattatattgagaattcattatttcaagaaaatat
This region includes:
- the LOC123294850 gene encoding uncharacterized protein LOC123294850: MSDQTIEQTLMRMFKSSGGLTHGRGITESTLASWTLGMVRLQDVCEQLTEYCNISMDTSEQHIDYRDSRVQRDNEDLEKIDNWLSSHDFTIDRHELICIANVIVASEMINCHRAIEIGEGLMTNIIGSDFQKLSFNRKSKILPFSAMTSTIEVEKSPVVINPLLLFQRMCISRETVGDMKQYLAYELAPFPLALFAEDGMRNGTKYFNSCHSSNIHIRC